One Novosphingobium sp. G106 DNA segment encodes these proteins:
- a CDS encoding carbon-nitrogen hydrolase family protein, with product MTKVAVLQMTSGIDPEANARTIVAALEAAAGEGATMVFTPEMSGLIDRDRKRAALSVVPEGEDRVLAAVREASVRTGVWAALGSLAVAREDGRWANRGFVIDGSGGIAARYDKIHMFDVDLATGESWRESNAYAAGDSVVTVETPAGRLGLSICYDIRFPALFEALGRARCDLIAIPAAFTVPTGQAHWHLLQRARAIEASAYVVSAAQVGKHEDGRATYGHSLAIDPWGEVLLDLGGERARLGFAEIDPARIAEVRAQLPSLANRQTIAT from the coding sequence TTGACGAAAGTCGCTGTCCTCCAGATGACTTCGGGTATCGACCCGGAGGCCAATGCCCGCACGATCGTCGCCGCGCTCGAAGCGGCGGCGGGCGAGGGGGCGACGATGGTCTTCACCCCCGAGATGTCGGGCCTGATCGACCGCGACCGCAAGCGTGCGGCGCTCAGCGTCGTTCCGGAGGGCGAGGACCGCGTGCTAGCTGCGGTGCGCGAGGCTTCGGTGCGGACCGGCGTCTGGGCGGCGCTGGGTTCGCTGGCCGTTGCGCGCGAGGACGGGCGCTGGGCCAACCGCGGCTTTGTGATCGACGGCTCGGGCGGCATCGCCGCGCGCTACGACAAGATCCACATGTTCGACGTCGATCTCGCCACGGGTGAATCCTGGCGCGAGTCCAACGCCTATGCCGCTGGCGACAGCGTCGTGACGGTCGAGACCCCCGCCGGCCGGCTCGGCCTGTCGATCTGCTACGACATCCGCTTTCCCGCGCTGTTCGAGGCGCTGGGCCGCGCGCGCTGCGATCTGATCGCGATCCCTGCGGCTTTCACCGTGCCCACCGGCCAGGCACACTGGCACCTGCTCCAGCGCGCCCGCGCGATCGAAGCGAGCGCCTATGTCGTCTCGGCAGCCCAGGTCGGCAAGCACGAGGACGGGCGCGCTACCTATGGCCACAGCCTGGCGATCGATCCCTGGGGCGAGGTCCTGCTCGATCTCGGGGGAGAGCGCGCGAGGCTGGGCTTCGCCGAGATCGATCCGGCGCGTATTGCCGAAGTGCGTGCACAGTTGCCGAGCCTTGCCAACCGCCAGACTATAGCCACTTGA
- a CDS encoding DUF1178 family protein, with product MIVFDLECRTGGHRFEGWFGSSEDFASQQARGYVACPECGSADVIKAPMAPNLARKGNQLPSGPVAASPAPPATAPMAKGPMPPEAAEMMRALATIQAEALKQSRWVGESFAEQSRAMHYGERDAEAIHGQATLEEAKELHEEGIEVSPLLFPVAPPGEAN from the coding sequence ATGATTGTTTTCGATCTCGAATGCCGCACGGGTGGCCATCGTTTCGAGGGCTGGTTCGGTTCTTCCGAAGACTTCGCCTCGCAGCAGGCGCGGGGCTACGTCGCTTGCCCAGAATGCGGTTCGGCCGACGTGATCAAAGCGCCGATGGCGCCCAACCTCGCGCGCAAAGGCAACCAGTTGCCGAGCGGACCCGTAGCCGCCTCGCCGGCGCCGCCTGCCACCGCGCCCATGGCCAAAGGCCCGATGCCGCCCGAAGCGGCCGAGATGATGCGTGCCCTGGCGACGATCCAGGCCGAGGCGCTCAAGCAGTCGCGCTGGGTTGGCGAAAGCTTCGCCGAGCAGTCGCGCGCTATGCATTACGGCGAGCGCGATGCCGAGGCGATTCACGGCCAGGCCACGCTCGAGGAAGCCAAGGAGCTTCACGAGGAAGGCATCGAGGTCTCGCCACTCCTGTTCCCGGTAGCGCCCCCGGGCGAGGCCAACTAG
- a CDS encoding homogentisate 1,2-dioxygenase, translating to MAPAATCTAPVAPTGELAPWSSPSALNAAGDAAGLRAANLPVAQAARVTLLSTPEVKYPLRPEKPGGSVSYGGLVGVEIAQAGTYRVALSSGAWIDLVKQGKAATSVAHGHGPDCTGVRKMVDFALTPGRYTLQLGANGDAQITVLVARLP from the coding sequence ATGGCGCCGGCCGCTACCTGTACCGCACCGGTTGCGCCGACTGGCGAACTCGCGCCGTGGTCGAGCCCTTCCGCGCTCAATGCCGCGGGCGATGCCGCCGGTCTTCGCGCGGCGAACCTGCCGGTGGCGCAGGCGGCGCGGGTGACGCTGCTGTCGACGCCCGAGGTCAAGTACCCGCTGCGGCCCGAGAAGCCCGGCGGATCGGTCAGCTACGGCGGGCTCGTCGGCGTCGAAATCGCCCAGGCCGGCACTTACCGCGTGGCGCTGAGCTCGGGCGCCTGGATCGACCTCGTCAAGCAGGGCAAGGCCGCTACTTCTGTGGCGCACGGGCACGGCCCCGACTGTACCGGCGTGCGCAAGATGGTCGACTTCGCGCTTACCCCGGGGCGCTACACGCTCCAGCTCGGTGCCAACGGCGATGCGCAGATCACGGTGCTCGTCGCGCGCCTGCCCTGA
- a CDS encoding diiron oxygenase has product MYHDFSYPAVLSAGTRANWQIEDVLPEGAQLDFTKSFMPEALVRIAGLPGLSPSERLTLNHIRGHEYLAIFGLVEEFILPFVLDHVRDDLAGDERSRALLQFASEEAKHIQLFRRFQQTFEAGFGTPCAVIGPAEAIRAEVLRHHPLSVALLVLHLEWMTQGHYLGSVRDDAGIDPLFASLLKHHWIEEAQHAKLDTLMVEALAADLTTAEVDAAVDGYLEIGGFFDAGFKAQVELNLASFERAIGRTLDTETQSAFLEGQHQALRWTYLGCGMTHPNFAASLDCISPNAKAKVDAVAPAFC; this is encoded by the coding sequence ATGTATCATGACTTCAGTTATCCGGCCGTGCTGTCGGCCGGTACCCGTGCCAACTGGCAGATCGAGGATGTGCTCCCGGAAGGAGCCCAGCTCGACTTCACGAAATCTTTTATGCCTGAGGCACTTGTCCGCATTGCGGGCCTGCCCGGGCTCAGCCCGAGCGAGCGGCTGACGCTCAATCATATCCGCGGGCACGAGTACCTCGCGATCTTCGGGCTGGTTGAAGAGTTCATCCTCCCCTTCGTGCTCGATCACGTCCGCGACGATCTCGCCGGGGACGAGCGCAGCCGCGCGCTGCTGCAGTTCGCCTCGGAGGAAGCCAAGCATATCCAGCTGTTCAGGCGCTTCCAGCAGACCTTCGAAGCCGGCTTCGGCACGCCCTGTGCGGTGATCGGCCCGGCCGAGGCGATCCGTGCCGAAGTGCTGCGGCATCATCCGCTCAGCGTGGCGCTGCTCGTGCTCCACCTCGAGTGGATGACGCAGGGGCACTACCTGGGCAGCGTCCGCGACGATGCCGGGATCGACCCGCTTTTCGCCAGCCTGCTCAAGCATCACTGGATCGAGGAAGCGCAGCACGCCAAGCTCGATACGCTGATGGTCGAAGCGCTGGCGGCGGACTTGACGACCGCCGAGGTCGATGCCGCGGTCGACGGCTACCTCGAGATCGGCGGCTTCTTCGACGCCGGCTTCAAGGCGCAGGTCGAGCTCAACCTGGCATCGTTCGAGCGGGCCATCGGTCGCACGCTCGACACCGAGACCCAGAGCGCTTTCCTCGAAGGCCAGCATCAGGCGCTGCGCTGGACCTACCTCGGCTGCGGCATGACGCACCCGAACTTCGCCGCGAGCCTCGACTGTATCTCGCCCAATGCGAAGGCGAAAGTGGACGCAGTTGCCCCTGCATTTTGTTGA
- a CDS encoding AraC family transcriptional regulator, giving the protein MDTLSDLLSSMRLAGGVFLDGEMAGPWSIISQVTPEEAARYFLSAPPTSHIIAYHYVREGWLECQVQGDDETVMVRAGQIVLLPRNLPHLLHGPERSEPVDGSQVVDSLDEDGLYRVRLEGTGEKTSVYCGFLASTTPENMLLHNLPAIMVVGLDDAKESDWIRRSIDFAVHGLSKDSPETVGKLAEGLFAEAVRRYIDALPPEQAGWLAGLKDPAVGRTIALIHKSYAEALTLEGLAREAGVSKTVLGDRFRALLGESPMQYCAKWRMNIAADMLRQERQHAANVAYSVGFNSEAAFNRAFKREFGLPPAAWQKLQTAA; this is encoded by the coding sequence GTGGACACGCTTTCAGACCTGCTATCGTCGATGCGCCTGGCCGGCGGGGTGTTCCTCGACGGCGAGATGGCGGGGCCGTGGTCGATCATCTCGCAGGTGACGCCCGAGGAAGCCGCGCGTTATTTCCTGTCGGCACCGCCGACATCGCACATCATCGCCTATCACTATGTCCGCGAGGGCTGGCTCGAGTGTCAGGTGCAGGGCGACGATGAGACCGTAATGGTTCGCGCCGGCCAGATCGTCCTCCTGCCACGCAACCTGCCGCACCTGCTCCATGGCCCCGAGCGGTCCGAGCCGGTGGACGGCAGCCAGGTGGTGGACTCGCTCGACGAGGATGGCCTCTACCGCGTCAGGCTCGAAGGGACCGGCGAGAAAACCAGCGTCTATTGCGGGTTCCTGGCGAGCACGACGCCCGAGAACATGCTGCTCCACAACCTGCCGGCAATCATGGTCGTCGGCCTGGATGACGCCAAGGAAAGCGACTGGATCCGGCGCTCAATCGACTTCGCCGTCCACGGCCTCAGCAAGGATTCGCCCGAGACGGTCGGCAAGCTGGCCGAGGGCCTCTTTGCCGAGGCAGTGCGGCGCTACATCGATGCCTTGCCGCCCGAGCAGGCCGGCTGGCTCGCCGGGCTCAAGGACCCCGCGGTCGGCCGCACGATCGCGCTGATCCACAAGTCCTATGCCGAGGCGCTGACGCTCGAAGGGCTGGCGCGCGAAGCCGGCGTCTCGAAGACCGTGCTCGGCGATCGCTTCCGCGCACTGCTCGGCGAATCGCCGATGCAGTATTGCGCCAAGTGGCGGATGAACATCGCCGCCGACATGCTGCGACAGGAGCGCCAGCATGCGGCCAATGTCGCCTACTCGGTGGGGTTCAACTCCGAAGCCGCGTTCAACCGGGCCTTCAAGCGCGAATTCGGCCTGCCGCCCGCTGCCTGGCAGAAGCTGCAAACCGCCGCCTAA
- a CDS encoding OsmC family protein: MTDVMTRNVVNGLDLEALNGVVGEIQQDASKALVRFSVATRWTGQTGSKTTVKGYEIAGEQVAREFEIEADEPHELLGTNQAPNPQELLMAAVNACMTVGYVAGASLRGITLSRLEIDTTGQLDLRGFLGLDDGVPPGYEQIDYTVRIAGDGTPEQFDEIHAAVMKTSPNYFNIARPIRMNGKLQVS; this comes from the coding sequence ATGACCGACGTGATGACCCGCAACGTAGTGAACGGCCTCGATCTCGAGGCGCTGAACGGCGTCGTCGGCGAGATCCAGCAGGATGCCTCGAAGGCGCTCGTCCGGTTCTCCGTGGCGACGCGCTGGACCGGCCAGACCGGCAGCAAGACCACGGTGAAGGGCTACGAGATTGCCGGCGAGCAGGTCGCCCGCGAATTCGAGATCGAGGCGGACGAGCCGCACGAACTGCTCGGCACCAACCAGGCGCCCAATCCGCAGGAATTGCTGATGGCGGCGGTCAACGCCTGCATGACCGTGGGCTATGTCGCCGGCGCTTCGCTGCGCGGGATCACGTTGAGCAGGCTCGAGATCGACACCACCGGCCAGCTCGACCTGCGCGGCTTCCTCGGCCTCGATGACGGCGTGCCTCCCGGCTACGAGCAGATCGACTACACCGTGCGGATCGCCGGCGACGGCACGCCGGAGCAGTTCGACGAGATCCACGCCGCGGTGATGAAGACGTCGCCCAACTACTTCAACATCGCGCGGCCGATCCGCATGAACGGCAAGCTGCAGGTCTCCTGA
- a CDS encoding TonB-dependent siderophore receptor, with protein MRHITCLAATLALVLAAPAYAQSDEAQPAEDTGASTDGTFTLGQIVVTARPPEGLQIGGETLKADAIYTFNRNTLDDAANLIPGVTAGNSGGSRNERLLFVRGFDRFQVPLSIDGIRIYLPADNRLDFGRFLTPDIAELQVAKGYASVLDGPGAMGGAVNLVTRKPTKEIEAEVRGTLNLGRDAEYTGYNVFALLGTKHDQWYAQASYARNFQDHWDLPGSFKPTVNENGGERDFSRTEDWRVNVKAGFTPNATDEYAISYTKQEGSKNAPLHITDTSNASLHNWSWPYWNIEGVYFLSTTALSDTATVKTRAYWNKYKNLLSSWDNRLQNSQALPRAFNSPYDDTAYGGSAELAVKLAERDTLSVAFHYRHDEHTESQTSRPGFTTPTFEPVQTSEERTWSAAIENRFAFTPALSMTVGASYDWRDTDRAEEFGVPLGQTGANRLFSFPLRNASGWNAQGRLEWVQGATALHASVSSRIRFPTLFERFSSQFGTALPNPNLKPERATNFEVGGSHSFGPIRLEGALFYSHLTDALVSVIRTDAPLLIPGVTTPLNQRQNIGSADYYGGEISLSVQLTQAFQAGVNYSYIHRTFDVGTPAIGTIRNFKLTDVPSHKGFAYLSWQPLGGLKVTPNLEFASGRTTVTPVTANANNPFYYQTGGYVTAGLRADYDINDYLTIGVGGRNLFDKYYVLTDGFPEQGRSFFASVRAKY; from the coding sequence ATGCGCCATATCACATGCCTTGCCGCGACGCTCGCACTTGTCCTGGCCGCGCCCGCCTATGCCCAGAGCGACGAAGCGCAGCCTGCCGAGGACACCGGCGCCAGCACCGACGGCACTTTCACGCTCGGCCAGATCGTCGTCACCGCGCGACCGCCCGAGGGGCTGCAGATCGGCGGCGAGACGCTAAAGGCCGATGCGATCTACACCTTCAACCGCAACACGCTCGACGATGCGGCGAACCTCATCCCCGGCGTCACCGCGGGCAACAGCGGCGGATCGCGCAACGAGCGGCTGCTGTTCGTGCGCGGCTTCGACCGGTTCCAGGTGCCGCTGTCGATCGACGGCATCCGCATCTACCTGCCCGCCGACAACCGGCTCGACTTCGGCCGCTTCCTGACGCCCGACATCGCCGAGTTGCAGGTCGCCAAGGGCTATGCCTCGGTGCTCGACGGGCCGGGCGCGATGGGCGGCGCGGTGAACCTCGTCACGCGCAAGCCGACCAAGGAAATCGAAGCCGAAGTCCGCGGCACGCTCAATCTCGGCCGCGATGCCGAGTACACGGGCTACAACGTCTTCGCCCTGCTCGGCACCAAGCACGACCAGTGGTACGCCCAGGCCTCCTACGCGCGCAACTTCCAGGATCACTGGGACCTGCCGGGCAGCTTCAAGCCGACGGTCAACGAGAACGGCGGCGAGCGCGATTTCAGCCGTACCGAGGACTGGCGAGTCAACGTCAAGGCCGGCTTCACGCCCAATGCCACCGACGAATATGCGATCAGCTATACCAAGCAGGAAGGCTCGAAGAACGCGCCGCTGCACATCACCGACACCAGCAACGCTTCGCTGCACAACTGGTCCTGGCCCTATTGGAACATCGAGGGGGTCTATTTCCTCTCGACCACGGCGCTCAGCGACACGGCCACGGTCAAGACGCGCGCCTACTGGAACAAGTACAAGAACCTGCTGAGCTCGTGGGACAACCGGCTGCAGAACAGCCAAGCGCTGCCCCGCGCGTTCAACAGCCCTTACGACGATACCGCCTATGGCGGTTCGGCCGAACTGGCGGTGAAGCTGGCCGAGCGCGACACGCTGAGCGTCGCCTTCCACTATCGCCACGACGAGCACACCGAGAGCCAGACGAGCCGCCCCGGCTTCACCACGCCCACTTTCGAGCCGGTCCAGACCAGCGAAGAACGCACCTGGAGCGCCGCGATCGAGAACCGCTTCGCCTTCACCCCGGCCCTGAGCATGACCGTGGGTGCGAGCTACGACTGGCGCGACACCGACCGCGCCGAGGAATTCGGCGTGCCGCTCGGCCAGACCGGCGCAAACCGCCTGTTCAGCTTCCCGCTGCGCAATGCCAGCGGCTGGAACGCACAGGGACGGCTCGAATGGGTACAGGGCGCCACCGCACTGCACGCCAGCGTCTCGTCACGCATCCGCTTCCCCACGCTGTTCGAGCGGTTCTCCAGCCAGTTCGGCACGGCCCTGCCCAACCCGAACCTGAAGCCCGAACGGGCGACGAACTTCGAAGTCGGCGGCAGCCATTCGTTCGGGCCGATCCGGCTCGAAGGTGCGCTGTTCTACAGCCACCTCACCGATGCGCTGGTCTCGGTCATCAGGACCGATGCGCCGCTGCTGATCCCGGGCGTGACCACGCCGCTCAACCAACGTCAGAACATCGGCAGCGCCGACTATTACGGCGGCGAGATATCGCTTTCGGTTCAGCTTACCCAGGCGTTCCAGGCTGGGGTCAACTACAGCTATATCCACCGCACCTTCGATGTCGGAACCCCCGCCATCGGCACGATCCGGAACTTCAAGCTGACCGACGTCCCCAGCCACAAGGGCTTCGCCTATCTCTCATGGCAGCCGCTCGGCGGATTGAAGGTGACGCCGAACCTCGAATTCGCCTCGGGCCGCACCACCGTCACGCCGGTCACGGCCAATGCCAACAACCCGTTCTATTACCAGACGGGCGGCTACGTCACCGCCGGCCTGCGCGCCGATTACGACATCAACGACTACCTGACGATCGGCGTCGGCGGCCGCAACCTGTTCGACAAGTACTACGTCCTGACCGACGGCTTCCCCGAGCAGGGCCGCAGCTTCTTCGCGAGCGTCCGCGCCAAGTACTGA